A genomic window from Elstera cyanobacteriorum includes:
- the araD gene encoding L-arabinonate dehydratase, translated as MTRKTPDQFRSARWFAPDDFRSFGHRSRMNQMGYSAEDYIGKPVIAIINTWSDFNYCHAHFKQRVEDVKRGILQAGGFPVELPAISLSEGKVKPTSMLYRNFLAMETEELLRSHPVDGAVLMGGCDKTTPGLLLGATSAGLPSVYVPAGPMLRGNWHGKVLGSGSDAFKYWDERRAGNITDKDWGEMEVGIARSYGVCMTMGTASTMTALAEAIGMTLPGASSIPAADSNHIRMCAAAGRRAVEMVWEDLTPAKIQTEAAFRNAITVAMAMGCSTNAVIHLLAMARRAGHAISLDDFDAASRKVPVIANIRPSGEKYLMEDFYYAGGFLGLMTRLKPFLDLTQITASGRTWAEELEGAEVYNDDVIRPLDNPIYAEGALAVLRGNLAPNGCVVKPSAAEPHLLRHTGPALVFDDYPALKEQIDRDDLDVTPDTVLVLRNAGPLGGPGMPEWGMIPIPKKLVKQGVRDMVRISDARMSGTSYGACILHVSPESYVGGPLALVKTGDRIAVDIPGRTIHLDVPEDELLRRRAALPAPTPRYERGYGWMFSQHIQQAHEGCDFDFLRTDFGAPVSEPVIF; from the coding sequence ATGACCCGCAAAACCCCCGACCAGTTCCGTAGTGCGCGCTGGTTCGCGCCCGATGATTTCCGTTCCTTCGGCCATCGCTCGCGCATGAACCAGATGGGCTATTCCGCCGAGGATTATATCGGCAAGCCCGTTATCGCCATCATCAACACATGGTCCGACTTCAACTATTGCCACGCCCATTTCAAGCAGCGGGTGGAGGATGTGAAGCGCGGGATTTTGCAGGCGGGCGGCTTCCCGGTCGAACTTCCGGCGATTTCCCTGTCGGAAGGCAAGGTCAAGCCAACCTCGATGCTCTACCGCAATTTCTTGGCGATGGAGACCGAAGAACTGCTGCGCTCCCACCCAGTCGATGGGGCGGTGCTGATGGGCGGCTGCGATAAGACGACGCCGGGCCTGCTGCTGGGCGCCACCAGCGCCGGGCTGCCGTCGGTCTATGTTCCGGCAGGGCCGATGCTGCGCGGCAATTGGCACGGCAAGGTGCTGGGGTCCGGCTCCGACGCCTTCAAATATTGGGACGAGCGCCGCGCCGGGAACATCACCGATAAGGATTGGGGCGAGATGGAAGTGGGTATCGCCCGCTCCTACGGTGTCTGCATGACGATGGGCACCGCCTCCACCATGACGGCGCTGGCCGAAGCCATCGGCATGACCCTACCGGGCGCCTCCTCCATCCCCGCTGCCGACTCCAACCACATCCGCATGTGCGCCGCCGCCGGGCGCCGGGCGGTGGAAATGGTGTGGGAAGATTTGACCCCCGCCAAAATCCAAACCGAAGCCGCCTTCCGCAATGCGATTACGGTGGCAATGGCGATGGGCTGTTCGACCAATGCCGTCATTCATCTGCTGGCGATGGCGCGGCGGGCGGGGCACGCGATCAGCCTTGATGATTTCGACGCCGCCAGCCGCAAGGTGCCGGTGATCGCCAATATCCGCCCCAGCGGCGAAAAATATCTGATGGAAGATTTCTACTACGCGGGCGGCTTCCTGGGGCTGATGACGCGGCTGAAACCCTTCCTCGACCTGACGCAGATCACCGCCTCGGGCCGGACCTGGGCGGAGGAGCTGGAGGGGGCGGAAGTCTATAACGACGATGTGATCCGCCCGCTCGATAATCCCATCTATGCCGAAGGGGCGCTGGCGGTGTTGCGCGGCAATCTCGCCCCCAATGGCTGCGTGGTGAAACCGTCCGCCGCCGAACCGCATCTGCTGCGCCACACCGGCCCGGCGCTGGTCTTCGACGATTACCCGGCGTTGAAAGAGCAGATCGACCGCGACGATCTCGACGTGACGCCCGATACCGTGCTGGTGCTGCGCAACGCCGGGCCGCTGGGCGGGCCGGGGATGCCGGAATGGGGGATGATCCCGATCCCGAAGAAGCTGGTGAAGCAGGGCGTGCGCGACATGGTGCGCATCTCCGACGCGCGGATGAGCGGCACCAGCTACGGCGCCTGTATTCTGCACGTTTCGCCGGAAAGCTATGTCGGCGGGCCGCTGGCCCTGGTGAAGACGGGGGACCGCATCGCCGTCGATATTCCGGGCCGCACCATCCATCTCGACGTGCCGGAAGACGAGTTGCTGCGCCGCCGGGCCGCCCTGCCCGCCCCTACCCCGCGCTACGAACGTGGCTACGGCTGGATGTTCTCCCAACATATCCAGCAGGCGCACGAAGGCTGCGACTTCGACTTCCTACGCACCGATTTCGGCGCGCCGGTGTCCGAACCCGTGATCTTCTAA
- a CDS encoding ketopantoate reductase family protein yields the protein MKITILGAGAIGGNIAAHLARGGLEVSVVARGAHLAAIQANGLRFTSPSADFTVRLRATDRPEDLGPQDLVIATAKAHSLPAAVPGLKALLGPDTPVIYGINGVPWWYFHGHPNPTWAEKRIDRLDPDGGLWDGVGVDRTIGCVLTSPMTVTAPGVVHCNWDKSSFMLGEPTGGLTPRLTGLVDALKPALDGVGATPDIRTAVWSKIILNLAGSSIGVLSASTAGDIPARPELKDLYRKILEEGAAVAAGLGVTVSADFDGRMAAMMGTTHRASMLQDLEAGRPLELDAQFDAVRDLARLAGVPTPVLDILVPLLRMRARQ from the coding sequence ATGAAAATCACGATCCTCGGCGCCGGGGCCATCGGCGGGAATATCGCGGCACATCTGGCGCGCGGCGGGCTGGAGGTTTCGGTCGTCGCGCGCGGCGCCCATCTGGCGGCCATCCAAGCGAACGGCCTGCGCTTCACCAGCCCCTCCGCCGATTTCACCGTGCGGCTGCGCGCCACCGACCGGCCGGAGGACTTGGGGCCGCAGGATCTGGTCATCGCCACCGCCAAGGCCCACAGCCTGCCCGCCGCCGTGCCGGGCTTGAAAGCCCTGCTAGGGCCGGACACCCCAGTGATCTATGGTATTAACGGCGTTCCCTGGTGGTATTTCCACGGTCACCCGAACCCGACCTGGGCGGAAAAGCGCATCGACCGGCTGGACCCGGACGGCGGTCTGTGGGACGGGGTCGGCGTGGATCGCACCATCGGCTGCGTGCTGACCTCGCCCATGACCGTCACGGCGCCGGGCGTCGTTCACTGCAATTGGGACAAGAGCAGCTTCATGCTCGGCGAACCCACGGGCGGGCTGACGCCGCGCCTCACCGGCTTGGTCGACGCGCTGAAACCGGCGCTAGACGGCGTTGGCGCCACGCCTGACATTCGCACGGCCGTCTGGAGCAAGATCATCCTCAATCTTGCGGGGTCGTCGATTGGCGTGCTGTCGGCCTCCACCGCCGGGGATATTCCCGCCCGCCCGGAACTGAAAGACCTTTATAGGAAGATCCTCGAAGAAGGCGCCGCCGTTGCCGCCGGGCTGGGCGTTACTGTCTCCGCCGATTTCGATGGGCGCATGGCGGCGATGATGGGCACCACCCACCGCGCCTCGATGCTGCAAGACCTCGAAGCCGGGCGCCCGTTGGAACTCGATGCCCAGTTCGATGCCGTGCGCGACCTCGCGCGCTTGGCGGGGGTGCCGACGCCGGTGCTGGATATCTTGGTGCCGCTGCTGCGGATGCGGGCGCGGCAGTAG
- a CDS encoding GNAT family N-acetyltransferase, giving the protein MTDLSQWQGVPRPQRVPLDGLYARLEPLDPARHGDDLYAAAIAPGAADRFRYLFETVPSNRADFDAWLVKVAASDDPLFFAVIDKATGKAEGRQALMRIDPTHGVIEIGSIHWGPAIARSRVATEALFLFARYAFETLGYRRFEWKCHNGNEPSKRAAERFGFTFEGIFRQHMVAKGANRDTAWFSIIDGEWPRLAAAYGRWLDPANFDGTGQQRQRLSVRD; this is encoded by the coding sequence GTGACCGATCTTAGCCAATGGCAGGGCGTGCCGCGCCCGCAGCGGGTTCCGCTCGATGGGCTGTATGCCCGGCTGGAGCCACTCGACCCGGCCCGTCATGGCGATGATCTCTATGCCGCCGCCATCGCGCCAGGGGCGGCGGATCGGTTCCGTTACCTTTTCGAAACAGTTCCGTCTAACCGTGCGGATTTCGATGCGTGGTTGGTCAAGGTTGCCGCCAGCGACGATCCGTTGTTCTTCGCCGTCATCGACAAGGCCACCGGCAAAGCGGAAGGACGGCAGGCGCTGATGCGCATCGATCCCACGCATGGCGTTATCGAGATTGGCAGCATCCACTGGGGGCCTGCTATCGCCCGCAGCCGGGTGGCGACGGAAGCTTTGTTTCTCTTTGCCCGTTACGCTTTCGAAACGCTTGGCTATCGCCGCTTCGAATGGAAATGCCATAACGGCAATGAACCGTCTAAGCGCGCCGCCGAACGCTTTGGCTTCACCTTCGAAGGGATTTTCCGTCAGCATATGGTCGCCAAGGGCGCCAACCGCGATACGGCGTGGTTTTCGATCATCGACGGCGAATGGCCGCGCTTGGCCGCCGCCTATGGCCGCTGGCTCGATCCCGCCAATTTCGACGGAACCGGCCAGCAGCGGCAGCGACTCTCGGTTAGGGACTGA